The Saccharothrix variisporea genome has a segment encoding these proteins:
- a CDS encoding sensor histidine kinase, translated as MVIFIIELLAITIPAAMVLLADQVPYSWSIPTALAACVLLPLRRRWPFPTLILCLPALLGGLGWPPTVVALYHLGRTSSTRTMAIAATLTTTLPATLVVATQHLTPGGVLLTYTFTLFMSGAPTALGALITTRHKLTASLHEAAGARAAELEAQEQSARASERARIAREIHDAVGHHTTLIAVESAALAATTTDPTTRETAQRLRSLAKESLSEMRTALGLLNTDPPQTDADIPTLVDRTKAAGLPIRLDDRTTLPLPPSISRAAFRVVQEALTNVTKHAPGAPVQVRLTNTTNTLTIKVTNGRPSSAPPPPTEGGKGLTGLSERMRLVGGTLTTSQDKDTFTLTATLPLTPPTQSKVDKDDSTFGGSARNPANA; from the coding sequence ATGGTGATCTTCATCATCGAACTCCTGGCCATCACCATCCCCGCCGCGATGGTCCTGCTGGCCGACCAGGTCCCTTACTCCTGGTCCATCCCCACAGCCCTGGCAGCGTGCGTACTCCTTCCCCTCCGCCGCCGCTGGCCCTTCCCCACCTTGATCCTCTGCCTACCGGCCCTGCTAGGCGGCCTGGGCTGGCCCCCCACAGTCGTCGCCCTCTACCACCTGGGCCGCACGTCCTCCACCAGGACGATGGCCATCGCCGCCACCCTCACGACCACCCTCCCCGCCACCCTGGTGGTCGCCACCCAACACCTGACCCCCGGCGGCGTCCTCCTGACCTACACCTTCACCCTCTTCATGTCCGGCGCCCCCACAGCGCTGGGCGCCTTGATCACCACCCGCCACAAACTCACCGCCAGCCTCCACGAGGCCGCCGGCGCGAGAGCAGCCGAGCTGGAGGCCCAAGAGCAGTCGGCCAGGGCCTCCGAACGAGCCCGGATCGCCCGAGAGATCCACGACGCGGTAGGCCACCACACCACCCTCATAGCCGTGGAATCCGCAGCCCTGGCCGCCACCACCACGGACCCCACCACCCGCGAAACCGCTCAACGCCTGCGTTCGCTGGCCAAGGAGTCCCTCTCCGAGATGCGAACGGCCCTGGGCCTCCTCAACACCGACCCACCCCAGACCGACGCCGACATCCCCACCCTCGTGGACAGGACAAAGGCAGCCGGCCTCCCCATCCGCCTGGACGACCGCACCACACTCCCCCTACCTCCGTCCATCAGCCGAGCCGCCTTCCGAGTCGTCCAAGAGGCCCTCACCAACGTCACCAAGCACGCCCCAGGCGCCCCCGTCCAGGTCCGCCTGACCAACACCACCAACACCCTGACCATCAAGGTCACCAACGGCCGGCCCTCCAGCGCACCCCCACCCCCCACCGAGGGCGGCAAGGGCCTAACCGGCCTGTCCGAACGCATGCGCCTGGTAGGCGGCACCCTCACCACCAGCCAAGACAAGGACACCTTCACCCTCACCGCCACCCTGCCCCTCACCCCGCCGACTCAGTCGAAAGTTGACAAAGATGACTCGACTTTCGGCGGTAGTGCACGAAACCCGGCCAACGCATAG
- a CDS encoding response regulator has translation MRLPDDVPVRLVLADDEPLLRRGLRVLLEADGRVEVVGEAADGAGLLDAVRRHRPDVALVDVQMPGMDGLSALRALLAWTSPPAVAVLTTFDLDDYVTTALELGAQGFLLKDAEPDALVRAVLDLAAGGAVLDPRITARLLPKLRGAGRLRDNPHLNSLSARERQVLALIANGQSNSTIAAELGLSEATVKSYVSTVLTKLGVENRVQAALVAHQVGGTW, from the coding sequence ATGCGGTTGCCTGACGACGTGCCGGTGCGATTGGTCCTCGCGGACGACGAGCCCCTGCTGCGTCGAGGCCTGCGGGTGCTGCTGGAGGCGGACGGGCGCGTCGAGGTCGTGGGCGAGGCGGCCGACGGGGCGGGCCTGCTGGACGCCGTCCGCCGCCACCGCCCCGACGTGGCGCTGGTCGACGTGCAGATGCCCGGCATGGACGGCCTGTCCGCGCTGCGCGCCCTCCTGGCGTGGACGTCCCCGCCGGCGGTCGCCGTCCTGACCACGTTCGACCTGGACGACTACGTCACCACCGCGTTGGAACTAGGAGCCCAGGGCTTCCTGCTGAAAGACGCCGAACCCGACGCCCTGGTCCGCGCAGTGCTGGACCTGGCGGCAGGCGGCGCCGTCCTGGACCCGAGGATCACCGCCCGCCTGCTCCCCAAGCTCCGGGGGGCAGGCCGCCTACGCGACAACCCGCACTTGAACTCGTTGAGCGCCCGAGAACGCCAGGTCCTGGCGTTGATCGCCAACGGCCAGTCCAACAGCACCATCGCCGCCGAGCTGGGCCTGAGCGAAGCCACCGTCAAGAGCTACGTCTCCACGGTCCTCACCAAGCTGGGCGTGGAGAACCGAGTCCAAGCCGCCTTGGTCGCCCACCAGGTAGGCGGCACATGGTGA
- the der gene encoding ribosome biogenesis GTPase Der, which yields MTDLDGTWADESEWTAFDDESIDGDEGGGVPQPVLAVVGRPNVGKSTLVNRIIGRREAVVQDVPGVTRDRVAYDALWSGRKFTVVDTGGWEPDATGMYASVAAQAELAMSTADAILFVVDATVGATATDEAAVRVLRKSKRPVLLVANKVDDERVMGDVAALWSLGLGEPIPVSGLHGRGSGDMLDKILDALPETPRDTFASGAGGPRRVALVGRPNVGKSSLLNRLTGEERSVVDSVAGTTVDPVDSLVELDDEVWRFVDTAGLRKRVNFASGAEYYASLRTKAAIESAEVAVVLLDASEPISEQDLRVLTMVVESGRACVLAFNKWDLVDEDRRHAMVRELERGLVRVPWAERINISALTGRAVRKLAPALRTALTSWDTRVPTGRLNSWLSDLIAATPPPVRGGKQPKVLFATQAGTRPPTFVLFTTGFLEAGYRRFIERKLREEFGFEGSPVRISVRVREKKPRK from the coding sequence ATGACGGACTTGGACGGCACGTGGGCGGACGAGTCCGAGTGGACCGCGTTCGACGACGAGTCGATCGACGGTGACGAGGGCGGCGGCGTACCGCAGCCCGTGCTGGCCGTGGTCGGCCGGCCGAACGTGGGCAAGTCCACGCTGGTCAACCGGATCATCGGCCGCCGCGAGGCGGTCGTGCAGGACGTGCCGGGCGTGACCCGGGACCGCGTGGCGTACGACGCGCTGTGGAGCGGCCGGAAGTTCACCGTGGTGGACACCGGCGGCTGGGAGCCCGACGCCACCGGCATGTACGCGTCGGTCGCCGCACAGGCGGAGCTGGCCATGTCGACCGCCGACGCGATCCTGTTCGTGGTGGACGCGACCGTCGGCGCGACGGCCACCGACGAAGCCGCGGTGCGGGTGCTGCGCAAGTCCAAGCGGCCCGTGCTGCTGGTGGCCAACAAGGTCGACGACGAGCGCGTGATGGGCGACGTGGCCGCGCTGTGGTCGCTGGGGCTGGGCGAGCCGATCCCGGTGTCCGGTCTGCACGGGCGCGGGTCCGGCGACATGCTCGACAAGATCCTGGACGCCCTGCCCGAGACGCCGCGCGACACGTTCGCCTCCGGCGCGGGCGGTCCCCGGCGGGTCGCGCTGGTCGGGCGGCCCAACGTGGGCAAGTCGTCGCTGCTCAACCGGCTGACCGGCGAGGAGCGGTCGGTGGTCGACTCGGTCGCGGGCACCACCGTCGACCCGGTCGACTCGCTGGTCGAGCTGGACGACGAGGTGTGGCGGTTCGTCGACACGGCGGGCCTGCGCAAGCGCGTGAACTTCGCCTCCGGCGCCGAGTACTACGCGTCGCTGCGCACCAAGGCGGCCATCGAGTCCGCCGAGGTGGCGGTCGTGCTGCTGGACGCGTCCGAGCCGATCAGCGAGCAGGACCTGCGGGTGCTGACGATGGTCGTGGAGTCGGGGCGCGCGTGCGTGCTGGCGTTCAACAAGTGGGACCTGGTGGACGAGGACCGGCGGCACGCCATGGTGCGCGAGCTGGAACGCGGCCTGGTGCGGGTGCCGTGGGCGGAGCGGATCAACATCTCGGCACTGACCGGCCGGGCCGTGCGCAAGCTCGCGCCCGCGCTGCGCACTGCGCTGACCTCGTGGGACACCCGCGTGCCGACCGGACGGCTGAACTCGTGGCTGAGCGACCTGATCGCCGCCACCCCGCCGCCGGTGCGCGGCGGCAAGCAGCCCAAGGTGCTCTTCGCCACCCAGGCGGGCACCCGCCCGCCGACGTTCGTGCTGTTCACCACCGGGTTCCTGGAGGCCGGGTACCGGCGGTTCATCGAGCGCAAGCTGCGCGAGGAGTTCGGCTTCGAGGGCAGCCCGGTGCGGATCTCGGTGCGCGTGCGGGAGAAGAAGCCGCGGAAGTGA
- a CDS encoding lysophospholipid acyltransferase family protein, producing the protein MSGALPEGGWPWLTDVGRWIARGPFAWAFRVRVSGRDRFPRRGPVVVVANHSSMVDGPVLFGVLPRRVVFLIKQEMFRGVAGWGLRRIGQLAVRRGEPDRAPLLAAQGVLRAGGVVGVFPEGTRGAGDVAQAQQGAAWLARTTGAVVVPVATRGTLRPPGTGRRFRPVVDVLVGEPFELPSDKGRQALEKATEQVRDRLATLVAELDSRRSGETR; encoded by the coding sequence GTGAGCGGGGCGCTGCCCGAAGGCGGTTGGCCGTGGCTGACCGACGTCGGTCGTTGGATCGCGCGGGGGCCGTTCGCGTGGGCGTTCCGGGTGCGGGTGTCCGGGCGGGACCGGTTCCCCCGGCGCGGCCCGGTCGTGGTGGTCGCGAACCACAGCTCGATGGTCGACGGGCCGGTCCTCTTCGGCGTACTGCCCCGTCGTGTGGTCTTCTTGATCAAGCAGGAGATGTTCCGCGGCGTCGCCGGGTGGGGCCTGCGCCGGATCGGCCAGCTGGCCGTCCGCCGCGGCGAACCCGACCGCGCGCCGCTGCTCGCGGCGCAGGGCGTGCTGCGTGCCGGTGGTGTCGTCGGGGTGTTCCCCGAGGGCACGCGCGGCGCGGGCGACGTGGCGCAGGCGCAGCAGGGCGCGGCGTGGCTGGCGCGGACGACCGGTGCGGTGGTCGTGCCGGTCGCGACGCGGGGCACCCTGCGCCCACCCGGGACCGGGCGAAGGTTCCGACCGGTGGTGGACGTGCTGGTGGGTGAGCCCTTCGAGCTGCCTTCCGACAAGGGTCGGCAGGCGCTGGAGAAGGCCACCGAGCAGGTCCGCGACCGCTTGGCCACGCTGGTGGCCGAGCTGGACAGCAGGCGGAGTGGAGAGACGCGATGA
- the cmk gene encoding (d)CMP kinase: MGHGELRGVVALDGPSGTGKSSAARRLAATLRARYLDTGAMYRAITLAVLRAGVDPTDAERVTEVARAVKLTQTDDPEDSRTLVDGVDVGAEIRGPEVTLAVSPVSAVKQVRELLVEQQRAIIADALENAGGIVVEGRDIGTVVAPNAELKVYLTADAQARAQRRTKQDNASGRESTVDATLADVQRRDAYDSSRQVSPLRLAEDAVELDTTPLDLPGVVAALLDLVEERGLRVVAVGG; this comes from the coding sequence GGTGGCCCTCGACGGGCCGTCCGGCACCGGCAAGTCCTCCGCCGCGCGCCGACTCGCGGCGACCCTGCGCGCCCGCTACCTGGACACCGGGGCGATGTACCGGGCGATCACGCTGGCCGTGCTGCGCGCCGGGGTCGACCCGACGGACGCCGAGCGGGTCACCGAGGTCGCGCGTGCGGTGAAGCTCACGCAGACCGACGACCCCGAGGACTCGCGCACCCTGGTGGACGGCGTGGACGTCGGCGCGGAGATCCGCGGTCCCGAGGTCACCCTCGCCGTGTCGCCGGTGTCGGCCGTCAAGCAGGTGCGGGAGCTGCTGGTCGAGCAGCAGCGCGCGATCATCGCGGACGCCCTGGAGAATGCGGGCGGCATCGTGGTCGAAGGCCGGGACATCGGCACGGTCGTCGCGCCGAACGCCGAGCTGAAGGTCTACCTGACCGCGGACGCGCAGGCGCGCGCCCAGCGGCGGACCAAGCAGGACAACGCGTCCGGCCGGGAGTCCACCGTGGACGCCACGCTCGCCGACGTGCAGCGGCGGGACGCCTACGACTCGTCCCGGCAGGTGTCGCCGTTGCGGCTGGCCGAGGACGCGGTGGAGCTGGACACCACGCCGTTGGACCTGCCCGGTGTCGTCGCCGCCCTGCTCGACCTGGTCGAGGAGCGCGGGTTGCGGGTCGTGGCGGTGGGTGGGTGA